The sequence below is a genomic window from Bacteroidales bacterium MB20-C3-3.
AGGGGGTTATGAATCCACTTGAGTATGACTATACTGTACCAATGCTGATATTCTCATCTCTTGGAGTTTTTGCATTTATCCTTGCTATATGGCTTAAGGCAGAAGACAAGAAGAAAGGCTATGGTCTGGAGTTACCAAATATTGAAAAGTAGAACAAATAATAATTTCAAAAACAAACCCCAATGAATTCAGCAATTAAACTACTGAAAGATTCCAGGAGCGCAAGATGGATTGTACTGCTTGCTTTGTCAATCCCTATGTTTGCCTCCTATTTCTTTGATGATCTTTTTACTACTATCTCCCACATTTTTCAGAATCCCCAAATGCTTGACCTCGGATGGAGTATATCCGATTATGGTTTTTACGGCGGGGCATACTCTCTTTTGTGTGTATGGGGAGGCCTTGTTATATGCGGAATGCTCCTTGATAAATGGGGCGTCAGAATTACAGGCTCCCTCTTTGTGGGTCTTATGGTGATTGGCTCAATAATAGTAGTTTATGCTATTTCTGAGAGCTTTTCGCAAAGTGCTTTGGCATTATGGATGGGAAAATTCTTTTCAAAACCATCATTGGCACTCGCATATGCGGGATGTGCAATATTCGGCCTTGGAAGTGAAATTGCCGGAGTTGCAGTAACCCGTTCAATTGCAAAATGGTTTAAAGGAAAGGAGATGGCTCTTGCTATGGGATTACAGCTGGCATTGGCCAGACTCGGAACAGCTACAGCACTGATTGTTGTTCCCAGGCTTGTAAACATTAATCAAAGCTATGTTCCCTATTCAGAAACCAGCAAACCTGCTGTTGTTGGGCTTATTCTAATGTCTATTGCAATTGTACTGTGGGGATTCTTTGTCCTTATGGATAGCAAATTTGACAAACAGACAGCTGATGAGGCTAAAAGAAACAATACACAGACTGTAAAAGAGGATAAATTTAAATTCTCAGATATTTTCAAAATTCTGGGCAATAAACATTTTATTCTGGTTTCTCTACTTTGTGTATTCTTTTATGCATGTATTATATCATTCAGGAGGTTTGCCACAACCATAATAATTCCAAGATTTGAAATTGACAGTGAGATAGCATCTCTTATGGTCTCGCTAATTCCATTTTCAACTATGATTTTTACCCCGATATTCGGGTCTCTGGTTGATTCAAAGGGCAAGGCTACAAGATTTATGATTCTGGGCTCTTTCCTTGTGCTTGTTTCTCACCTTATAATTGCGTTTGCTCCGGGTAATCCGATATTCGGTTATGCAGGAATAGCAATAATGGGTGTGGCCTATGCACTTGTTCCAGCAGCAATGTGGCCATCTGTTCCAAAGATTATACCTGAGAAAAATCTGGGAACTGCCTATTCACTTATATACTGGATTCAGAATATGGGAATGTTGCTGGTGCCAATAGTTGTTGGAATAATCATTGCAAGAACAACAGAGTCTGTAGCAGATCCTGTTGAAGCAGGTGTGCGATCTGCTGTAAATGCAGAGTATTTCTTTATTCTGCTCTCAGTAATTGCAATAGCTGTATCGTTTATTCTTGGAAGGTCTTCTGATAAAAATCCTCAACTTGCGCTGGATGTGCCTAATAAGAAGAGAAAATAGATTTCCCTGCTGTTAGCAGTCGTTTAAGCTTTACATTTTAGTTCTCCTCCTCAGTAGTTCTTTTACATTGAGGAGGAGTTCTTTTAAACATGTAATGTTGCTGGATTCATATCTTCCCAAGTCACCCGCAGCCACTCAGGAACTTTTCTTCCTCGCTCACTTCGTTCGCTGTTGCGGAGGTTCCTTCGTGTCTAAAATCTGATCCTCATCCCTACCTGAATCACCCGCAGCCCCTCCGGAACTTTTCCTCCTCGCTCACTTTGTTCGCTGTGGCGGAGGTTCCTTCGTGTCTCGGTTGATTCAGGTAGGGAAATGGCAATCTTTTTACATAGTTTAATTAGCAGATCATCCGCAAAAAGTGCAAATTAGTTGTATATCTGCGTATTATAGAGGCGGTGGTTTGACAGGGATATTTGTTTATCTAACAGGTAGTTAGGTGTTTAGAAATTGGTTTTTTGAAAAGTTTTAAAGAAAACGATTTGCAATTACATGGTTTTTAAGCACATATACGAATATCCCTGTCAACACATTTCTCGTTCTGTTGCAGAGCGGAGGCGATTATATGGTACCGGGCGTGAAGTCCTGGCGGTTATCTGGCGGATACCCGCCCGCCCGGACTGAGTTGGCAATTCGGCAATAGATTTAAACAGATGCGCGCCAGATCCTAAAGGTTGTTACTTGTAATCAGTGTGTTACAGCGGTGTGGGTATATAGTTACGTGGGAAACTTTTACCCAAACCAGCGAACTACAGGTCAAGCTTTTTCTTCTCCATATTGGCGTGCTGTAGTCTGTAGCCCATCTTCTTGTCTGTGAATTTTAGAATAACTGACAGAATGATTGATATTGAACATATTGCTGTAAAAATGGTCATTGTTAAAGTATAATCATAACGGTTAACCGCAACTCCATCTTTTACAACA
It includes:
- a CDS encoding MFS transporter codes for the protein MNSAIKLLKDSRSARWIVLLALSIPMFASYFFDDLFTTISHIFQNPQMLDLGWSISDYGFYGGAYSLLCVWGGLVICGMLLDKWGVRITGSLFVGLMVIGSIIVVYAISESFSQSALALWMGKFFSKPSLALAYAGCAIFGLGSEIAGVAVTRSIAKWFKGKEMALAMGLQLALARLGTATALIVVPRLVNINQSYVPYSETSKPAVVGLILMSIAIVLWGFFVLMDSKFDKQTADEAKRNNTQTVKEDKFKFSDIFKILGNKHFILVSLLCVFFYACIISFRRFATTIIIPRFEIDSEIASLMVSLIPFSTMIFTPIFGSLVDSKGKATRFMILGSFLVLVSHLIIAFAPGNPIFGYAGIAIMGVAYALVPAAMWPSVPKIIPEKNLGTAYSLIYWIQNMGMLLVPIVVGIIIARTTESVADPVEAGVRSAVNAEYFFILLSVIAIAVSFILGRSSDKNPQLALDVPNKKRK